The Topomyia yanbarensis strain Yona2022 chromosome 3, ASM3024719v1, whole genome shotgun sequence nucleotide sequence TTCCAATAGTTTCCGATGTGAACGGTAGGTATTGTGCTTTCTGGTACGGTTGTCCTAGCAGTATTGAGTTTGTCCGAAAAACTTACGAGCCACTCTTTTGGATCATATGAATAGGAAGAATTCGCTACTTCCTCCATAATTTGACCGATCGTTATTAGTTTAAGATTATCCTTCACTTGTAAAGCCCTAGGCGTTTTACATTTGGCACGCAActgagaaaatatattttcaacgCAATCTTGTGTAAATCTTGCCAAGAGTACGAAGTCATATCCTCTATCTAGAAAATAACGTTGCAAACGAAGTAGTGAGTCTGTCGCCATGATCATTGCCGCTTGCCAAGGTTTCCAGTAAGCTTTTTCGCCGACTTTACAGCGAAAGATGAAACAACGAAATGTGTTGAGAAATTGAACTGTTCTATCATAGTCCGCTGGACTTTTCCGACTAAGTGCTGTCTGTAGGTTACGCGATGTAACGATCTTAAACCACTCTGCAACGTTCTCGATGAAAAAAGCGGTAGTAAGAACCTCCGGTCGATTCATTTGGATGCTATAAACTTTCAATGCGGCAGCGACTTGATGGTTGAAATATTTTGTACTATTTCCAacctaaaataataaaaaaaaatatttggatgcaATTACATATCTATACTGTATATGGTACCTTCATTTTATCGAAGTTATTTTGCAATCTACTAAAATCAACATCTGAAGTCGTGAGTCCTGTTGCCATTTTAAGACCACTAGATGCCTCATATAGCACTAGATCACGAATGTGCATCATGTTGGCTGTGGTCGAGCATAAACTATATTGCTTTATTGTATCTAGAGGAAGGACTATGATTTGGTTTTTAAGCGAGCCTTGAACACAATTCTTGAAAACATGTACACAGTCGGGAATTACTTCAAGCGTTCGGCTTTTATCGCAAGGGTGAATAATCGGTCTATTGAACAATACTTGATGTTCACTATGTTGGATATGCAAATCATTCCACAATCGCTTATTGTTACTACCACAATCACTAATGGCTGCGTGTACTCGAAGGCCAAGTGTTTCAGATCGCTTTATTGTATCGACGATAATATCCCGTAGACACCCGTTAGCGATAGAAGAACCCGTGTAGTGATACGCAACTATTTGCTTCCATCTCCTCCGTATTCCCACTAGCATTAACATCAGTACATGTGTGGCTGCTCCAGAATGATTCGGCAAAGTTATGTCTCCAAAATAATGTTTGTTATTTAGACAATAATCCTTTCCTTGCGCAATTGCCATCTCATCGAACACAAGGGCACAATCCAAATCATCCTTTTCCATAAACGGGATTTTAGTGCTCATAAGTTCAAATACTTCATTTAGAATACCTGGTTCGAAATGCAGATGTTGTATTTTCTCATTAAGTGTACGCGCACTTGGTAACTTCAATTTCTTCCGTTCCATTTCGTACGCGCTTCTGCTCATGTGTAATCTGGCTCTTAAACCTTTGGCGATGGAATCATCTGACCATTTTGGCACACGAACATCTCCCGCTAGCAGCTTACATTGGTCctcattaaacatttttcttgtgaTTTTTTCTGCGGGATGTTGTTGGTACTGGTGGTCAAGATCATCGTATTTGCGCTTCAACATTTTAATATTGTTGTCTTTTTCTTGCAAAGAAAGTCGGAGCTGTTCAATTACACTGGAGTATCGTTTTAAATTAGAAGTTGATATTTATTAATAAAGAAGAAAACATACCACTGTTGCTCCACACATTGACGATACAGACTAGTGCTATCTTTACAGGAAGCATTTGGGTCAATATCACCCAAAGATGACACCGGAGATTGCAGTTTTCCAGCTTCTTCGATTTCCTCGTCATCATATCCAAAGGTCGGATTCCCGGTGGAATCATCGGTAATATCCTCTATTTGGTTTCTTCCGGGTGGTTGCGTTGCATGCAGTGTTGTTTTTGGTTGAGCTGAAGAGATGATTTTTTGTCCGAAAGTTACCGCATGTTATACTTTATGCGCCTTACCTATCTTCTGTAGATTCTTTACGTTGTTCGATAGGGTCAAGAATGGTTTTCTGTGGGAAATAGATCCATCATCTAATGTTTGCTGGGAGAAAATGTTTGAATGtgcttttttgttttccttCAACTCCGATAACTGCGTAACGTGGGAATACACAGGAACGGAGTTTTTTTGCAGTATTCTCTTTCCGTTTATTATAGATATGTCATGTTGATTGAAATGATACTAAAAGATAAAAATATGATTAAAATATTTAccgatttttgtttgaaaaaaacttgCGCTGCACAGCCGCATAGAATCCAGCAACGGGAAGTCTTCCGGAAGCTCGCAAAATTCAACCCATTTACCGCGTAATGCAGCATCCTTCGGGAAacgaaaaaaactaatttccgCTATTAGAGCGTAATTACAAGgccgatttgcacaaaattttccaacgcacttcatttcttatttttaaaataatagcaTTGAAAATAAAGTCACGCTAAACTTGGTTGGCAATAAGTGATGCTAGTTTTTTATCGCGATATTTACCGTTGCTAGTTTGCCTTTTTTTCCCTCCGCATATCTCTCCCTAGAGGATAACTACTACCCGCCGTAACTTTCCGTTTATTatcactgagccaaaaaatcactTGCATTTCATGTGAAAAAGCACATAAATATTAAAAACGACTAATAATATTAGTTTCATGTGCAGCAATTAACGTTCATATCTACAACGATGACTTTCAAATAAGATACCCATGACTTTCAAGTATACAATACATACATCGAGGGGCAAGCACAAAATCTTCAATACGACGCAGTGCCAAAAGTAGTACATAATTAGTAACTTTAAGTACCATGAAGTACACTAAATAccgcaaatatttaaaaagtacaCATCAAATTCATTgcactttaattacagaaaagaTTTTAAGTACACCACCTTCGTACTTCAAAtacgcaaaatattttaattaccgtcaaatgtaatttaaaTACTTTAAGTACTTACACATCGACGTTAATTACATTAAGTACCATATTAAGTACAACAGaagtatttttaaatactttcattatttactttaaatatattaaaaatatgtttggtattttcaatacgacgcactcaaacctgctagtgcttgcccctcgACATACATTCTATGTGATTGTCACATATTTCAAGTGTTGTATATAAAGCACGTGACTATTACGTGAATGTACGATGTGACAAAAGTAAACAGATTCAATATGGCACATTATTATATATACTAGCACAAAGAGTACGAATTACGGTCGGAGATTTTTGGATTGCTTCGGAATTACTGAAGGTATTTAAATGTAATTTAAGCTAtaaccacagacaaacagacataacactatgagggaattccctcaaaaaacatcgatccgacaattttcccagaacactagctccaccttttattcacagtcccaaacactcatttgccgGTGGGTTACCCCCCAggtttgggaacattttttcactagtggtctatcccctaTATGCTTGTTCacatgtcagtggcgccataattacaaatgtggccacagtcccaactaaaaatatatttaaaattaccgtttaagcgggcgaagcattgttttcgagtgttatgtctgttagtctgtgctataaCTATGTATATCAATTCATTAATAATAATATCATTAAAACGAAATCGCATTTCAGGATCCGggagtgaaaaaaaaaactgtccgCATAATTGGAATTAATTGAAACTGCGAAAGAGTTCACTTGTTTCTTCAACACATTTGGAAAAGCTGTGGAAACAATATGCTGCGGCTCTAATAATAGGTAATAGGTATGTTATTGTAAATTATTCAAGAATAGAAGAAAGATATGAGAAGCATCTGAATGCAGCCAAAAATTGCACGAAAAtcatataaaaatgatttcatctaGAACGTATATGATGTTCCGATGGGAAGTATCTGAATTTCACTTAATATATACATGCGTTCGACAGTGATTTTAATTAGATTGACCATAAAAACTTTCATGTGTGAAACATATAAAATTTACGTGAAAAGTgttatggaaaatatttatatgtttttgcatatgatagGTAAGTGACGATTTTTTTGAGTGTGTAAATGTAGTGTGGGTTCATAGAAAACTTGCTTTACCTAGCAGTGGGTAATCTGAAAGCTGTAGATTCTTCTTTGTCCGACGAAAAACGACCCgcactacttttacagtaaactgCAAGTAACGGCGGATAGCCTACAATAAAGCCGCCCTTTCGGTTACTGGGGAAAAACAGGGAGTCTAATTTTACCCAAAAATGATGAGATATGCTCCTAAACTTCATCCTATTAATTTTTAGTAAAATGCTCATTCCCTCTCTCTTGTTTACGGCAGCGAAATAAGGACAGCAGATAAAAATTACCTACTGATAGGTAATGGAATTTAAGTGTGTAAGCAAAAAGTGGGTTTGTCTTGTTGAAGCAAAGGAATCACGTCGTAGGTAGTGCACATTattcgtacaatgatgcgctaTAAAACACAGTACTTCCGACGTGACGGATTAGACTAGCGAACAAAACGATTGTTGTTGgtaggattttccagttttcataaCGATAATTGGGTTTTTAGTTCTAAACAACTTAATATCGCGCCATCTGTGCGCCGATACGTGCCTCTATTTCTGAATTCGGAAACGATTATTTTCAGTGTGGGCTTTAATCatttcactaacacaatcaaatCCTATTTCAATTCACACCTTGTATTCAACTGTATACGTCATTGTCACGGTAAACGCAAGGAAAAGAAAGGAAAGAAAAGCATCAGAAGTGATCCAGCTCGACGGTAGTTTTTGTTTTACGTTTTCCcttgaaaataataattttaaacacTTCACAGGTGACAGTATATTGAATTTGTGTACTGATGGAGCGACGAATAAAGTTGAAGACACTTAATAAGCACATTACGTGTGAAATATGCAGCGGATACTTCATCGATGCTACGACTGTCACGGAGTGTCTTCATACGTTTTGCAAAAGTTGTCTAGTGAAGCATTTAGAGGAAAATAACACATGTCCAACTTGCGAAAATGTCATCCATCAGTCTCATCCGTTGCAGTACATCAGCTTCGATCGGACGATGCAGGATATAGTGTACAAATTAGTGCCGAATCTGATGGAAAATGAGATGCAGCGAGAACGTGAGTTCTACAAATCTCGCAATCTACCCTGCCCGAAGGACATGCCCCAGATGCAGCAGGACAGCGACGACAGAGCGAATGAGCTGGCTCATCAGGAGGCCGACTACCATCGGTTGGACGAACAGGTCAATCTGTGTTTGGAATGCATCAGCAGTAACTTCCGGCACCTGAAGCGGCGTATCATTCGCTGCAGCTCGCAGGCAACCATCACTCACCTCAAGAAGTTTATCGCCAAAAAGGTGCTGAATGGCATCGAGCGATACAAGGACATCGACATGCTGTGCAATGACGAACTGTTGGGCAAAGATCACACCTTGAAGTTCGTGTACGTCACCAGGTGGCGCTTCAAAGATCCTCCTCTGCGGTTGCAATATCGTCCTCGAGTTGATATCTGATcggatattttagattttttattagttttattatgcTGCTATTATacacttttggaaaattggcTTCCAAACCTACTGACAGAAGAAAAGTGAACATGTAGCTAATTTGCAAAGATGGATGTAAAATCCTTTAATGTTTTCAAATGATGACCtttgtttttttattagaaTAGATATAAAACTATGAGCTGAAGGTTTTATAGCCGAAAAGTATATTGTCACGATTTAGGTGCGCAGTAGAGATGAGATTACTGatgaaagcgaaataaataatttaaagtAATTATAATTTTAGAATTGATTCTAGCATCACGTGCAAAGTGTAAACTTTTGGCGCAGGCAGCAGTAGGATGATTCTTCGTATTAAGAAGACGAAAGTGTTTATCTTCCTACTGTTGAAGATCTAAAAAATTGTAGAATTTTAAGctactttgctgaagaaagCAAAGCTCTATCTTCAAGGTTCAGGTTTTATGATgatactaaaaatataaaatagggTAACCTTCCAATTATTTTACagtaaaacattttgtatattgATTTATATGCAAATACGATCTTTAGAGCACGTTTGTGGCTCTGATAAATAAGAgaaattcccaaaaaaaaaacttatactTTGTGAGGAAAGTATTAATTGCAGCAAGAGAAAAGAAGACTTTTGGATCACGGATGAAATAAAAGGTTTcctattttaaaagttatttctATATTTATTGGTGTTTGGCTAAAACTATTCTATAAACACACACATTGTTAGGAGTCTGCTAACTTAATGTTGAATtagtaaacaaaaaaacaaaaagtttaCTTAGGCAGGAAATGATGCTCACTCGTCCTTCTCTACTTGTCCGCCCTTCTCTTGGTATGTCTTCAGCAACTGCCTCAACCGATCTATCTCCGCATCTTTCGAACGTAGCTCGAGCTCTTTGTGCCGCAGCAACTGAGTTTTACTTTCAATCTCCATCGTCTTGTAGATAAGTTCCTGTTCCTTCACAATCAACCTTTCACTGGTCCGCAGCTCCAACTGACTAATTTCCTCCAGCGAATCCTCCCGCAAATCGATTCGTCGTCGGAGCGTATGAATTTCCTCCTCCTGCAGCGTGAGGCTTCTTCGTAGTTCAGAAATCACTTTATCACGGTTCAATTTCATACAGTTAACGGCTTCGGTTAGGGCGAATGTGTCGGGTCTTTTAGCCGGTCGAGTACTAAGAAGCTTCGACAGCAAAGCACTATACTCTGCATCCAGGTCCGTCGGGAATTTACCCTTTCT carries:
- the LOC131692459 gene encoding polycomb group RING finger protein 3 — translated: MERRIKLKTLNKHITCEICSGYFIDATTVTECLHTFCKSCLVKHLEENNTCPTCENVIHQSHPLQYISFDRTMQDIVYKLVPNLMENEMQREREFYKSRNLPCPKDMPQMQQDSDDRANELAHQEADYHRLDEQVNLCLECISSNFRHLKRRIIRCSSQATITHLKKFIAKKVLNGIERYKDIDMLCNDELLGKDHTLKFVYVTRWRFKDPPLRLQYRPRVDI